A genomic segment from Rubrobacter tropicus encodes:
- the erpA gene encoding iron-sulfur cluster insertion protein ErpA, with protein sequence MQQKQETTIVNITDNAAEKVKALMAQEGEEDLALRIGVRPGGCSGFQYNIYFDDEIADDDEVFETKGVKLAIDAMSVPYIMGSEFDYVDGLMGAGFAVNNPNVQGGCGCGSSFTC encoded by the coding sequence ATGCAGCAGAAGCAAGAGACCACTATCGTAAACATCACCGATAACGCTGCAGAGAAGGTCAAGGCCCTCATGGCCCAGGAGGGCGAAGAGGATCTCGCCCTGCGCATCGGCGTCAGGCCCGGTGGCTGCTCCGGCTTCCAGTACAACATCTACTTCGACGACGAGATCGCCGACGACGACGAGGTCTTCGAGACCAAGGGCGTCAAGCTCGCCATCGACGCCATGAGCGTCCCCTACATCATGGGCAGCGAGTTCGACTACGTCGACGGCCTCATGGGCGCCGGCTTCGCCGTCAACAACCCGAACGTCCAGGGTGGTTGCGGCTGCGGCAGCTCCTTTACTTGCTAG
- a CDS encoding transglutaminase family protein translates to MRYWLYAAVLVAGSAFSILFTGDLYTETNTGFGDLSVVSIIAGNRAFLPMLFAAAVGALIGSAGRWRFVLLVPVGALYTILAVYGVPPVFSPGEWRQFGYRIGNDVIDAANIMYAEPVPYDLAPGIFVMVLPAVVILATFATSAALYEGTPVLSVAVMGLTIGVLSTVSFEDGAGPFFAAFLACAVGLLLAAGSVGQEGPGRAALVAGAAVVALALLVPRLPFNDATISPGMIDWTRIGTGGTSRLDVQADVGDYLAAGRDAELFTVRSPEPLLWRGGTLDSFDGVRWSDTTTPAEDYGAELAPGVPSRIVEQDVEVLNAETDVLFGGYRMVDTDRFDATRHSDSSWTLDEPFEEGDSYEVISQIPQPTEGQLQAAGTSYPSSVERKFLQLPDSTPGVVAETADRIEERYDPGTPYDTARAVERYLIYDGGFIYNLDVSYRRADKAVEEFLGDSKEGFCTQFSTSMALILRDMDIPSRVVYGATSGEEVDEDEYVVTGSNMHTWVEVYFPGVGWYPFNPTPGFSMPSTMEANARRPSIPVPSTIGGPTENNLDLRQRLNEQRPAPEQQQQDARQDRNTAPSEERQAPLWPLFVALPVLLVAAVPLSKRALAARGRPEDLYGDLTGRLRDVLPPNTAAVADSPALTPTERVLLLSGAAGVEEGPMGGFARAYSDHLYSASGDADAVAAAHRRALGAYGRLPLWKRTLAAVNPSSLLARMGKNVASGRARAGKAVRGRIRALLRRGR, encoded by the coding sequence GTGAGGTACTGGCTCTACGCGGCCGTGCTGGTGGCCGGGTCCGCGTTCTCGATCCTGTTCACCGGCGACTTATACACGGAGACGAACACGGGCTTCGGCGACCTTTCGGTCGTCTCTATCATCGCGGGGAACCGGGCCTTCTTGCCCATGCTCTTCGCCGCGGCCGTGGGTGCTCTGATCGGGTCCGCGGGGAGGTGGAGGTTCGTTCTACTGGTCCCCGTCGGGGCGCTTTACACGATCCTGGCCGTCTACGGGGTGCCGCCCGTGTTCTCGCCGGGCGAGTGGCGGCAGTTCGGGTACAGGATCGGGAACGACGTGATCGACGCGGCGAACATCATGTACGCCGAGCCCGTCCCGTACGACCTGGCGCCCGGCATCTTCGTGATGGTCCTGCCGGCGGTCGTCATCCTCGCGACCTTCGCAACCTCGGCCGCTTTGTACGAGGGGACCCCGGTCCTCTCGGTGGCGGTCATGGGCCTCACCATAGGCGTCCTCTCGACCGTCAGCTTCGAGGACGGGGCCGGGCCGTTCTTCGCGGCCTTCCTCGCCTGCGCCGTGGGGCTGCTGCTCGCGGCCGGGTCCGTCGGGCAGGAGGGGCCGGGGCGGGCCGCGCTCGTCGCGGGGGCCGCCGTGGTGGCGCTCGCGCTGCTGGTGCCCAGGCTGCCGTTCAACGACGCCACCATCAGCCCCGGCATGATCGACTGGACCCGCATAGGGACCGGCGGGACCTCCAGGCTCGACGTGCAGGCCGACGTCGGGGACTATCTGGCCGCCGGCCGCGACGCCGAGCTCTTCACGGTCAGGAGCCCCGAGCCGCTCCTCTGGCGCGGGGGGACGCTGGACTCCTTCGACGGCGTCCGCTGGTCAGACACCACCACGCCCGCCGAGGACTACGGGGCGGAGCTCGCCCCCGGCGTCCCCTCCCGAATAGTGGAGCAGGACGTGGAGGTCCTCAACGCCGAGACCGACGTCCTTTTCGGGGGCTACAGGATGGTGGATACCGACCGCTTCGACGCGACCCGGCACTCCGACTCCTCCTGGACTTTGGACGAGCCGTTCGAGGAGGGCGACAGCTACGAGGTCATCTCCCAGATCCCGCAGCCGACCGAGGGCCAGCTCCAGGCCGCCGGCACCTCCTACCCGTCTTCCGTCGAGAGGAAGTTCCTGCAGCTCCCCGACAGCACGCCCGGGGTCGTCGCCGAGACGGCCGACAGGATAGAAGAAAGATACGATCCCGGCACGCCCTACGACACGGCGCGGGCGGTGGAGCGGTACCTGATCTACGACGGCGGCTTTATCTACAACCTGGACGTCAGCTACCGGCGCGCGGACAAGGCAGTGGAGGAGTTCCTGGGAGACAGCAAGGAGGGCTTTTGCACCCAGTTCTCGACCTCGATGGCGCTGATCCTGCGCGACATGGATATCCCCTCGCGCGTCGTCTACGGGGCGACGAGCGGGGAAGAGGTGGACGAGGACGAGTACGTGGTGACCGGCTCCAACATGCACACCTGGGTGGAGGTCTATTTCCCCGGCGTCGGCTGGTACCCGTTCAACCCGACCCCCGGCTTCTCCATGCCGTCCACGATGGAGGCGAACGCCCGCAGGCCGAGCATCCCGGTCCCGTCGACCATCGGAGGCCCGACGGAGAACAACCTCGACCTGCGCCAGCGGCTGAACGAGCAACGCCCGGCCCCGGAACAACAGCAGCAGGACGCCCGGCAGGATCGAAACACCGCCCCCTCGGAGGAGAGGCAGGCGCCCCTGTGGCCCCTGTTCGTGGCCCTGCCCGTGCTGCTCGTGGCGGCGGTCCCGCTCTCCAAACGGGCGCTCGCGGCCCGCGGCAGGCCCGAAGACCTGTACGGCGACCTGACGGGACGCCTGCGCGACGTTTTGCCGCCCAACACCGCCGCCGTCGCGGACTCCCCGGCCCTCACACCCACCGAGCGGGTCCTGCTGCTCTCCGGGGCCGCCGGCGTCGAGGAAGGACCGATGGGCGGGTTCGCCAGGGCCTACTCGGATCACCTCTACTCCGCCTCCGGGGACGCCGATGCCGTCGCCGCCGCCCACCGCCGCGCGCTAGGGGCCTACGGGCGACTGCCGCTCTGGAAGAGAACGCTCGCCGCGGTAAACCCGTCTTCGCTCCTCGCCAGGATGGGAAAGAACGTCGCGTCGGGGCGGGCGCGGGCGGGGAAGGCGGTGCGGGGCAGGATACGGGCGCTGCTCCGAAGGGGGCGTTGA
- a CDS encoding DUF58 domain-containing protein, whose amino-acid sequence MLRRAGRDGSRLSVRPTSAGWQVLAAGALVFFVARLIGTTQFHQLAYALLALPFASLVLGIAGSRGVRFSRSVPPGTHLTAGETSAVVLELSRTRFGASRAEVVDRLPEPRTLKFPPPRGGNRTAVLEAPLSFPRRGVYELGPAETRISDPFGLLGFSRTFREKTEVVVYPKTYPLPGFPLRGGDMEAGSRGSRGQRGDEFASLREYRRGDDRRHIHWKSVARTGELFVKEFSLEAPRRHTVVLDARREGIRTNEGEVEDAVSAAASVLRHLSRERLPLRLLCANAAAQATEFGNDDAPYRESMRLLAQVRADGARHLSEVVLEGRGGLGEGVVIVSRTRDAGLPAAVRSLRDAGLSVVVVALATYTYRTPPGSGGAAQGRGEEFARSLRLLEAAGATVRVVDQPNGVGGLSGGRRSARAGSNG is encoded by the coding sequence TTGCTTCGCCGGGCCGGGAGGGACGGCTCGCGTCTCTCCGTCAGGCCCACGTCCGCCGGCTGGCAGGTGCTGGCCGCCGGCGCGCTCGTCTTTTTCGTGGCAAGGCTCATCGGCACCACGCAGTTCCACCAGCTCGCCTACGCGCTTCTGGCATTGCCCTTCGCCTCCCTCGTGCTCGGGATCGCGGGTAGCCGCGGCGTCCGTTTTTCGCGCTCCGTCCCGCCGGGGACGCACCTGACGGCCGGGGAGACCTCCGCCGTCGTCCTGGAGCTCTCGCGCACGCGCTTCGGCGCGTCGAGGGCCGAGGTCGTCGACCGCCTGCCGGAGCCGCGCACCCTGAAGTTCCCGCCCCCGCGGGGCGGAAACCGGACGGCGGTTCTGGAGGCGCCCCTCTCCTTCCCGCGGCGCGGGGTCTACGAGCTTGGTCCCGCGGAGACAAGGATATCCGACCCCTTCGGTCTCCTCGGCTTCTCCAGGACCTTTCGGGAGAAGACGGAGGTCGTCGTCTACCCGAAGACGTATCCTTTGCCCGGCTTTCCCCTGCGCGGCGGGGACATGGAGGCTGGCTCGCGCGGCTCGCGCGGGCAGCGCGGGGACGAGTTCGCGAGCCTGCGCGAGTACCGCCGGGGGGACGACCGGCGCCACATCCACTGGAAGAGCGTGGCCCGCACCGGCGAGCTCTTCGTCAAGGAGTTCTCCCTCGAGGCCCCGCGCCGCCACACGGTGGTACTCGACGCCAGGCGGGAGGGCATAAGGACCAACGAGGGCGAGGTCGAGGACGCCGTCTCCGCGGCCGCCTCGGTGCTGCGCCACCTCTCCCGCGAGCGCCTGCCGCTGCGCCTGCTCTGCGCGAACGCCGCCGCGCAGGCGACGGAGTTCGGCAACGACGACGCCCCCTACCGGGAGTCGATGCGGCTCCTGGCGCAGGTCAGGGCCGACGGGGCCCGCCACCTCTCTGAGGTCGTGCTCGAAGGACGGGGCGGGCTCGGCGAGGGCGTCGTGATCGTCTCGCGCACCCGCGACGCGGGGCTGCCCGCCGCGGTGCGGTCCTTGCGGGACGCCGGCCTCTCCGTCGTGGTCGTGGCGCTGGCGACTTACACCTACCGCACGCCCCCCGGTAGCGGGGGCGCGGCGCAGGGGAGGGGGGAGGAGTTCGCCCGGTCCCTGCGGCTGCTGGAGGCAGCCGGGGCCACGGTGCGCGTGGTCGACCAGCCGAACGGGGTCGGGGGCCTGTCTGGAGGACGCAGGAGCGCAAGGGCGGGGAGCAACGGGTGA
- a CDS encoding response regulator transcription factor: MSRILVVEDDPAVRDVVEHALSREGMETSTVPSGEDALRRLGGAETFDLVVLDVMLPGVDGVSVCRELRSGSSRNKAVPIIMLTARDDETSVVVGLEVGADDYVTKPFSPRQLVSRVRAHLRRRRLDSAEGQQTQKLEFPGLEVDLLKREVMSQNETASLTAKEFEVLALLASSPGRVYSREQIMRHLWDGDFFGEARAADVHVQHIRKKLEPDPQNPRYVLTVRGAGYKFADL, translated from the coding sequence ATGAGCAGGATACTCGTGGTCGAGGACGATCCGGCGGTTCGGGACGTGGTGGAGCACGCCCTCTCGCGGGAGGGCATGGAGACCTCCACGGTACCCAGCGGCGAGGACGCCCTGAGGCGACTCGGCGGCGCCGAGACCTTCGACCTCGTGGTGCTCGACGTCATGCTCCCCGGTGTTGACGGGGTCTCCGTGTGCCGGGAGCTTCGGTCCGGCTCCTCCCGCAACAAGGCCGTGCCCATTATCATGCTGACCGCCCGCGACGACGAGACCAGCGTGGTCGTCGGCCTGGAGGTCGGGGCCGACGATTACGTCACCAAGCCTTTCTCCCCGCGCCAGCTCGTGAGCCGGGTTCGCGCCCACCTGAGGCGCAGGCGCCTGGACTCGGCCGAGGGCCAGCAGACCCAGAAGTTGGAGTTCCCCGGTCTCGAGGTCGACCTCCTCAAACGGGAAGTCATGAGCCAGAACGAGACGGCCTCCCTGACCGCCAAGGAGTTCGAGGTGCTGGCGCTGCTCGCCTCCTCGCCCGGCCGGGTCTACAGCCGGGAGCAGATCATGCGCCACCTCTGGGACGGGGACTTTTTCGGCGAGGCCCGCGCGGCGGACGTACACGTCCAGCACATCCGTAAAAAGCTAGAGCCCGACCCCCAGAACCCCCGCTACGTCCTGACCGTCCGTGGCGCGGGCTACAAATTCGCAGACCTCTAA
- a CDS encoding NUDIX hydrolase, with product MAEGAWERLGGERLLETPYFNLRSDRLRLPDGSVKDPYYVLERPDAAIIFPVTEGGEVVLVRQYRPPIEMLELGLPAGLVEPGEEPEVAARRELAEETGYGGGEWEPLGSLASSPSLKDNWAYLFLARGVEEKSPPDPDEHESIEVVRVPLDKIFGLVHSGEIVSSSGVAAVMLALRRLEEGAR from the coding sequence TTGGCTGAAGGCGCCTGGGAGCGCCTCGGCGGCGAAAGGCTCCTCGAGACCCCTTACTTCAACCTCCGCTCCGACCGGCTGCGCCTCCCCGACGGCTCGGTCAAGGACCCTTACTACGTCCTCGAACGTCCCGACGCGGCCATAATTTTTCCGGTCACGGAGGGCGGCGAGGTCGTCCTGGTGCGCCAGTACAGGCCGCCGATCGAGATGCTGGAGCTCGGGCTGCCGGCCGGCCTCGTCGAGCCGGGCGAGGAGCCCGAGGTCGCGGCCAGGCGGGAGTTGGCGGAGGAGACCGGCTACGGGGGCGGGGAGTGGGAGCCGCTCGGTTCGCTCGCCTCGTCCCCAAGCCTGAAAGACAACTGGGCATACCTGTTCCTCGCCCGCGGCGTGGAGGAGAAGTCCCCGCCCGACCCGGACGAGCACGAGTCGATCGAGGTGGTGCGCGTGCCGCTCGACAAGATCTTCGGGCTGGTCCATTCCGGCGAGATCGTCTCCTCCAGCGGCGTGGCCGCGGTCATGCTCGCCCTGCGGCGGCTGGAAGAAGGGGCGCGATGA
- a CDS encoding ABC transporter ATP-binding protein, giving the protein MDRLIEARAGLRRTRETLSNFTPFLKTRRKGLLFALFVLLVETGTSLAQPWPLALTIDYVLTDNEPVPAFLPGFLQDKAALLAAIAFLIVFIFMLTRSIASFRRFLLQKLGQETVFDMRESLYAKVHALGLDYHGKKRTGDTITRVTSDVKEVRTLLVDSVVEVLSSVMILLGMLVVMLWMNWQLTLLALVTVPFLFLAVSRYRRALVERMRVVRTKEGIIASVMQEAITGIRAVKLFARENDEMERFRKESRESLRASVDSAVIEAKFSTVLGIVGGIGTALVVYFGARQVLSGALSLGDLTVFVAYLALFLSPLWALSRQVNQIGKSLVSGERIIELLNANPTVKDEPGAVQAPPFEGNVAFENVRFAYEDEAGEVLRGVDFEVEAGSRVALVGVSGAGKTTVTSLVARLYDPWQGRVLIDGRDVKDFTLKSLRDEITFVPQDPMLFRATVADNISYGKPGADRDEIEAVANLAGADDFINGMPEGYDTMLSERGESLSGGQRQRISIARAMLRDTPILILDEPQSGLDAEAASAVEESWRALTAGRTTFVIAHELRLVRNVDQILVLEEGRVAEAGTHEDLVSSGGLYARLLSLQERDPVQP; this is encoded by the coding sequence GTGGACAGATTGATCGAAGCCCGCGCCGGCCTGCGGCGCACGCGAGAGACGCTATCCAACTTCACGCCGTTCCTGAAGACCCGCCGTAAGGGCCTGCTCTTCGCGCTCTTCGTCCTCCTCGTGGAGACCGGGACGAGCCTCGCCCAACCGTGGCCCCTCGCCCTCACCATAGACTACGTCCTCACGGACAACGAGCCCGTGCCGGCCTTCCTGCCGGGGTTCTTGCAGGACAAGGCGGCCCTGCTCGCCGCGATTGCGTTCCTTATAGTCTTCATCTTCATGCTCACCCGGAGCATCGCCTCATTCCGGCGCTTTCTCCTGCAGAAGCTCGGGCAGGAGACGGTCTTCGACATGCGCGAGTCCCTGTACGCGAAGGTTCACGCTCTGGGCCTCGACTACCACGGCAAGAAGCGAACCGGCGACACCATCACCCGCGTGACGAGCGACGTGAAGGAGGTGCGCACGCTGCTGGTCGACTCCGTGGTCGAGGTGTTGTCTTCCGTCATGATCCTGCTCGGCATGCTCGTCGTGATGCTCTGGATGAACTGGCAACTCACCCTGCTCGCCCTGGTTACGGTCCCTTTCCTCTTTCTCGCCGTGAGCCGCTACCGGCGGGCGCTCGTCGAGAGGATGCGGGTGGTGAGGACCAAGGAAGGCATCATAGCGAGCGTTATGCAGGAGGCGATAACGGGCATCCGGGCCGTAAAGCTCTTCGCCCGCGAGAACGACGAGATGGAGCGGTTTCGCAAGGAGAGCCGCGAGTCCTTGCGCGCCAGCGTCGACAGCGCCGTCATAGAGGCCAAATTCAGCACCGTCCTCGGCATCGTCGGCGGCATCGGCACGGCCCTCGTCGTCTACTTCGGCGCGAGGCAGGTGCTCTCGGGCGCCCTCTCGTTGGGCGACCTTACGGTCTTCGTGGCCTACCTCGCGCTCTTTCTCTCGCCTCTGTGGGCCTTGAGCCGGCAGGTCAACCAGATCGGCAAGTCCCTCGTCTCCGGGGAGCGCATAATCGAGCTCCTGAACGCAAACCCTACCGTCAAGGACGAGCCGGGCGCCGTCCAGGCACCCCCCTTCGAAGGCAACGTCGCCTTCGAGAACGTGCGCTTCGCCTACGAGGACGAGGCCGGGGAGGTCTTGCGGGGCGTGGACTTCGAGGTCGAGGCAGGCAGCCGCGTCGCCCTCGTCGGCGTTAGCGGCGCCGGGAAGACCACCGTGACGAGCCTTGTAGCGCGCCTCTACGATCCCTGGCAGGGACGGGTCCTGATAGACGGGCGGGACGTAAAGGACTTCACGCTAAAGTCCTTGCGGGATGAGATCACCTTCGTCCCCCAGGACCCCATGCTCTTCAGGGCGACGGTCGCGGACAACATCTCCTACGGCAAGCCTGGTGCCGACCGGGACGAGATCGAAGCCGTGGCAAACCTCGCCGGTGCCGACGACTTCATAAACGGGATGCCGGAAGGCTACGACACTATGCTCTCGGAACGGGGCGAGAGCCTTTCGGGGGGGCAGCGCCAGCGCATCTCCATAGCCCGCGCGATGCTGCGGGACACCCCTATCCTGATCCTGGACGAGCCCCAATCAGGCCTGGACGCCGAGGCGGCGAGCGCGGTGGAGGAGAGCTGGCGGGCGCTGACGGCGGGCAGGACCACCTTCGTCATAGCCCACGAGCTGAGGCTCGTCAGGAACGTAGACCAGATCCTGGTCCTCGAAGAGGGCCGCGTCGCCGAGGCCGGCACCCACGAAGACCTCGTCTCATCGGGCGGCCTCTACGCCAGGCTCCTCTCCCTCCAGGAACGCGACCCCGTCCAGCCATAG
- a CDS encoding sensor histidine kinase, whose translation MGLKLRIWMPLAAVLIVLLSIALMFLYGVPTLRARITASAQSIVTSQAAATADALSKTRGDEAFRNELALAADSTGGEVVVVDQLGSIVARDGSVDGFEPSGEALRTAAVGERAFERRGGVSVAVQPVVVEGSFAGGIILASEEFEATAYELFLRSGLEAAAIASVLGGGLMFLLATLLSRRIERLTLGARSIEGGDFSSRIRPGSDDELGELARSFNAMAARLQASFVQLEENNATLDAVVNSLSEGVLAVDLEGDVMFANNSVRSMLNLKEDTAPGKVPDAFEDYDLPRAVARCAVEGECGEARVRAGEDFLRVYLERMPAFDDHKGGVLVVVQDLSEGRRLEANQQRFLANAAHELKTPITTILGASELLLTGDEDAELRRRFLNHIHSEARRMQRLSETLLRLARTGSDGRDPEPEPLDTKLAASEAAERMRPLAERAGHALRVDGEGGRVLADREWLDQVLLVLLNNAFQHGGGAVRLRADGPRLAVEDDGDGIPEEDLPYVFERFYRGRDGSGGFGLGLPICRDLVRRMGGEISLSSEGGAGTRVEIILPEEDGR comes from the coding sequence GTGGGTCTAAAACTTCGCATATGGATGCCGCTGGCCGCCGTGCTCATCGTGCTGCTCTCCATAGCCTTGATGTTCCTCTACGGCGTGCCCACGTTGAGGGCCAGGATCACGGCCTCCGCCCAGAGCATCGTCACAAGCCAGGCCGCGGCGACGGCCGACGCCCTCTCCAAGACGCGCGGCGACGAAGCCTTCCGCAACGAACTCGCGCTCGCGGCCGACTCCACGGGCGGCGAGGTCGTGGTAGTGGACCAGCTCGGCAGCATCGTGGCCCGCGACGGGTCGGTCGACGGCTTCGAGCCCTCCGGGGAGGCGTTGAGGACGGCCGCCGTCGGCGAACGGGCGTTCGAGCGGAGGGGCGGCGTGAGCGTGGCGGTGCAGCCGGTGGTCGTCGAGGGCTCCTTTGCGGGCGGGATCATCCTCGCCTCGGAAGAGTTCGAGGCGACGGCCTACGAGTTGTTCCTGCGCAGCGGCCTCGAAGCGGCGGCGATAGCTTCCGTGCTCGGCGGCGGTCTGATGTTCCTGCTCGCCACCCTCCTCTCCCGTCGGATAGAGCGCCTGACGCTGGGCGCCAGATCCATCGAGGGGGGCGACTTTTCCTCACGCATCCGGCCGGGCTCGGACGACGAGCTCGGGGAACTCGCGCGATCGTTCAACGCCATGGCGGCCAGGCTGCAGGCCTCCTTTGTCCAGTTGGAGGAGAACAACGCCACGCTCGACGCCGTGGTGAACAGCCTCAGCGAGGGCGTGCTGGCCGTAGATCTCGAAGGCGACGTCATGTTCGCCAACAACTCCGTAAGAAGTATGTTGAACCTCAAGGAAGATACGGCCCCCGGCAAGGTGCCCGACGCCTTCGAGGACTACGACCTGCCGCGCGCCGTGGCCCGCTGCGCGGTCGAGGGCGAGTGCGGCGAGGCCCGCGTTCGTGCCGGGGAGGACTTCCTGAGGGTCTACCTGGAGCGCATGCCCGCCTTCGACGATCACAAGGGCGGCGTGCTCGTGGTCGTGCAGGACCTCTCCGAAGGACGGCGCCTGGAAGCCAACCAGCAGCGCTTCCTCGCGAACGCCGCCCACGAGCTAAAGACTCCCATCACCACCATCCTCGGCGCCTCCGAGCTGCTGCTGACCGGAGACGAGGACGCGGAGCTCCGGCGGCGCTTCCTGAACCACATCCACTCAGAAGCCCGTCGCATGCAGCGGCTCTCGGAGACGCTGCTGCGCCTGGCCCGCACGGGCTCAGACGGCCGGGACCCCGAGCCGGAGCCGCTCGACACGAAGCTCGCCGCCAGCGAGGCCGCCGAGCGCATGCGCCCGCTCGCAGAAAGGGCGGGCCACGCCCTCCGCGTCGACGGCGAGGGGGGTCGCGTGCTCGCGGACCGGGAGTGGTTGGACCAGGTCCTCCTGGTCCTCCTCAACAACGCCTTCCAGCACGGGGGCGGCGCGGTGCGGCTGCGCGCGGACGGGCCCAGGCTCGCTGTCGAGGACGACGGCGACGGCATCCCGGAGGAGGACCTGCCCTACGTTTTCGAGCGCTTCTACCGGGGTAGGGACGGCTCCGGCGGGTTCGGGCTGGGGCTCCCCATCTGCCGGGATCTGGTCCGCCGGATGGGGGGCGAGATCTCCCTCTCTTCCGAGGGGGGAGCGGGCACGCGGGTAGAGATAATCTTGCCGGAGGAGGATGGGAGATGA
- a CDS encoding response regulator has translation MARRIVAAVEDLLFRSKISETATQLGITASFPRNPKKLDDAIRTSPPDLLILDLNSSRFDPLQVLQTVRSEDETRSVKTVGFLSHVQKDLAVAAKEAGCDRVMARSAFTKDLPKVLAEGEASDTTDEAGVG, from the coding sequence TTGGCGAGACGAATAGTTGCGGCCGTGGAAGACCTGCTGTTTCGGAGCAAGATCTCCGAGACCGCCACACAGCTCGGCATCACGGCCTCCTTCCCCCGCAATCCCAAGAAGCTGGATGACGCCATCAGGACCTCCCCCCCTGACCTCCTGATCCTGGACCTCAACTCCTCCCGCTTCGATCCTCTACAGGTCTTACAGACCGTGAGGTCCGAGGACGAGACGAGAAGCGTAAAGACCGTGGGCTTTCTCTCCCACGTCCAGAAGGACCTCGCGGTTGCGGCAAAGGAGGCGGGCTGCGACCGCGTCATGGCCCGCAGCGCCTTTACGAAGGACCTGCCGAAGGTCCTGGCCGAGGGCGAGGCGTCCGACACCACGGACGAGGCGGGCGTTGGCTGA
- a CDS encoding HD-GYP domain-containing protein: MSPQTKRESGDLRFSEVLSALSFALDLVEGQPEGHTVRSCLVGMKVAGRLGLDAEMRSALFYALLLKDAGCSSNASMMSTLFDADDMEAKKKVKTVDWTSLPHAALYAARTVSPDGSLLAKAGKMVRFAARGQAESRNLIRIRCERGADITRLMGFPEETAWAIRSLDEHWDGRGHPDGLKGEEIPLLARICGLAQTVEVFFTAHGPAGAEEVARVRSGRWFDPALVEVLLAEAAEGGLWKDLSREDPQREVTRLEPDDRTLEATPERVDLVARAFGEIIDAKSPFTYRHSEGVAKVAVAMGERAGFGPDATRDLMRAGLLHDIGKLGISNRILDKPGPLTDEEYAKVRRHPELTYEILSRVGPFRPIAETAANHHEKLDGSGYHRGVGAEDLDFPSRILAVADIYDALSADRPYHKALPKEKVLGILREDSGTKLDADSVTILEDLINENAV, from the coding sequence ATGAGCCCGCAGACGAAGCGGGAGTCGGGGGACCTCAGGTTCTCCGAGGTCCTCTCGGCGCTCTCCTTCGCGCTCGACCTGGTAGAGGGGCAGCCTGAAGGGCACACCGTCCGTTCGTGCCTCGTGGGGATGAAGGTGGCGGGGCGGCTCGGGCTCGACGCGGAGATGCGTTCTGCGCTCTTCTACGCCCTGCTGCTCAAGGACGCCGGGTGTTCGAGCAACGCCTCCATGATGTCCACCCTCTTCGACGCCGACGACATGGAGGCCAAGAAAAAAGTAAAGACCGTGGACTGGACGAGCCTGCCCCACGCCGCACTCTACGCGGCGCGCACCGTGAGCCCGGACGGGTCGTTGCTGGCGAAAGCCGGGAAAATGGTCCGGTTCGCGGCCAGGGGGCAGGCCGAGTCGAGGAACCTCATCCGCATCCGCTGCGAACGCGGGGCGGACATCACGCGCCTCATGGGTTTCCCCGAGGAGACGGCCTGGGCGATCCGGAGCCTCGACGAGCACTGGGACGGCAGGGGCCACCCCGACGGGCTGAAGGGCGAGGAGATACCGCTTTTGGCGCGCATCTGCGGCCTGGCCCAGACGGTCGAGGTCTTTTTCACGGCCCACGGCCCCGCCGGGGCGGAGGAGGTCGCTAGAGTTCGCAGCGGACGCTGGTTCGACCCGGCGCTGGTCGAGGTCTTGCTGGCCGAGGCCGCAGAGGGCGGGCTGTGGAAGGACCTCTCCCGGGAAGATCCGCAACGGGAGGTGACCCGCCTGGAGCCCGACGACCGCACCCTCGAGGCCACCCCGGAGCGCGTCGACCTCGTCGCCCGCGCCTTCGGCGAGATCATCGACGCCAAGTCCCCCTTCACGTACCGCCACTCGGAAGGGGTGGCGAAGGTGGCCGTGGCGATGGGAGAGAGGGCCGGCTTCGGGCCCGACGCCACGCGCGACCTGATGCGCGCCGGCCTCCTGCACGATATCGGCAAGCTCGGCATCTCCAACCGCATCCTGGACAAGCCCGGCCCGCTTACGGACGAGGAGTACGCGAAGGTCAGGCGGCATCCCGAGCTGACGTACGAGATCCTCTCCCGCGTGGGACCCTTCAGGCCCATCGCCGAGACCGCCGCCAACCACCACGAGAAGCTAGACGGCTCGGGCTACCACCGGGGCGTCGGGGCGGAAGACCTCGACTTCCCATCAAGAATCCTCGCCGTCGCCGATATCTACGACGCCCTCTCCGCCGACCGCCCGTACCACAAGGCCCTGCCGAAGGAGAAGGTCCTCGGCATCCTTCGAGAAGACAGCGGCACCAAACTGGACGCCGACTCCGTAACCATCCTCGAAGACCTCATCAACGAGAACGCCGTGTAG